A DNA window from Cutaneotrichosporon cavernicola HIS019 DNA, chromosome: 2 contains the following coding sequences:
- a CDS encoding uncharacterized protein (Flavin-binding monooxygenase-like), translated as MPNPTLKAMAWPIAVGEGPSILIVGAGMGGLCLALDLDRRGLTNWMGMSMRHSAHLNPAWSETHPERAEIQHYWEALARTEGLWHRVKLQYTAVRAEWDADETAYYVTMHDHTGEEHVYRADILINATGMLSTPRRIELPGADRFEGTILHASDWPEDLRAEQLRGKKVVVVGNGCSGVQIVGELGVDPDIEITSVAEARQWFIPSPKERLLAQWRMDAKFYWYKTKEGASDRQRMEEGIGAWMRKTLPEYMRHTVPEYSFGARRLIYEDGYFAALNSGHARFIEGRVVRVTPTAAVLDDGREIPANYIVLATGFDAEATALDVVGDTDATSNYKSRSDWTMYRGIAMPGIPNYFTVFGNNMYLNHISVSSVLEIQAAYIARIIAAMRDYSVRKLSVKPTAAAAYEAWLEARLRLMAE; from the exons ATGCCCAATCCCACGCTCAAGGCCATGGCATGGCCCATAGCCGTTGGCGAGGGACCGAGCATCCTGATCGTTGGGGCTGG CATGGGCGGCCTCTGCCTGGCCCTAGACCTCGACCGGCGCGGGTTGACCAACTGGATG gggATGTCGATGCGA CACTCGGCGCATCTGAATCCTGCATGGAGCGAGACACATCCGGAGCGTGCTGAGATCCAGCACT ATTGGGAAGCTCTGGCACGCACAGAGGGCCTATGGCATCGCGTCAAGTTGCAGTACACCGCCGTACGGGCTGAATGGGACGCGGACGAGACTGCGTACTACGTCACGATGCACGATCATACTGGTGAGGAGCACGTGTATCGTGCCGACATCCTCATCAACGCCACCGGTATGCTGAGTACGCCGCGGCGGATTGAGCTTCCCGGCGCCGACAGGTTTGAGGGGACGATCTTGCACGCGTCGGATTGGCCTGAGGACCTGCGAGCTGAGCAGTTACGGGGCAAGAAGGTGGTCGTGGTGGGAAATGGGTGTTCGGGAGTACAGattgtcggcgagctcggcgtggaTCCGGACATTGAGATCACGTCGGTTGCGGAGGCTCGGCAGTGGTTCATACCCTCGCCCAAGG AACGCCTGCTTGCCCAGTGGCGCATGGACGCCAAGTTCTACTGGTACAAAACGAAGGAGGGGGCCAGCGACCGGCAACGCATGGAGGAGGGTATTGGGGCGTGGATGCGCAAGACGTTGCCCGAGTATATGAGACACACTGTGCCAGAGTACT cgtTTGGGGCACGACGATTGATCTACGAGGACGGGTACTTTGCCGCCTTGAATAGCGGGCACGCGCGCTTCATCGAGGGCCGCGTGGTACGTGTTACCCCCACTGCCGCTGTATTGGATGACGGGCGCGAGATACCCGCAAACTACATTGTCCTCGCGACGGGGtttgacgccgaggcgacCGCGTTggatgtcgtcggcgacacGGACGCAACGAGTAACTACAAGTCGCGCTCCGACTGGACCATGTATCGCGGCATTGCGATGCCTGGTATCCCAAACTACTTCACTGTCTTTGGGAACAACATGTACTTGAACCATA TCTCGGTATCCTCCGTGTTGGAGATCCAGGCCGCCTATATCGCACGCATCATCGCCGCCATGCGCGACTACAGCGTCCGTAAACTCTCTGTCAAGCCCACTGCTGCGGCCGCATACGAGGCTTGGCTTGAGGCACGCCTAAGGCTCATG GCCGAGTAA
- a CDS encoding uncharacterized protein (Phenylalanine ammonia-lyase): MFIDANVDTIASTKAMNAGSAKASSVEPFQTYAHSQATKTVIIDGHNMKIGDVVAVARNGAKVELSPSVIRPVQASVDFKESKKHTSIYGVTTGFGGSADTRTSDTEALQISLLEHQLCGFLPTDATYEAMLLAAMPIPIVRGAMAVRVNSCVRGHSGVRLEVLQSFAHFINLGLVPCVPLRGTISASGDLSPLSYIAGAICGHPDIKVFDTAASPPAVLAAPEAIAKYQLKTVKLASKEGLGLVNGTAVSAAAGALALYDAECLAMMSQTNTALTVEALDGHVGSFAPFIQEIRPHVGQIEAAKNIRHMLGGSKLAVHEEPELLADQDAGILRQDRYALRTSAQWIGPQLEALGLARQQIETELNSTTDNPLIDVEGGMFHHGGNFQAMAVTSAMDSTRIVLQNLGKLSFAQVTELINCEMNHGLPANLAGSEPSTNYHCKGLDIHCGAYCAELGFLANPMSNHIQSTEMHNQSVNSMAFVSARKTMEANEVLSLLLGSQMYCATQALDLRVMEVKFKMAIVKLLNDTITKHFAAFLTPEQLVKLNTTAAITLYKRLNQTPSWDSGARFEDAAKHLVGCIMDALMVNDDITDLTNLPKWKKEFSNDARDLYRSILDATTADGRNDLEPAEYLGQTRAVYEAVRSDLGVKVRRGDVAEGKSGKSIGSNVALIVEGMRDGRLMNAVGKMF, translated from the exons ATGTTTATTGACGCCAATGTCGACACGATCGCTTCCACCAAGGCGATGAACGCCGGTTCTGCCAAGGCTTCTTCTGT TGAGCCGTTCCAGACCTACGCCCACAGCCAGGCGACCAAGACTGTCATTATCGATGGCCACAACATGAAGATTGGCGACgttgtcgccgtcgcccgcAACGGTGCAAAGGTCGAGCTTTCGCCCTCGGTCATCCGCCCCGTCCAGGCCTCTGTCGACTTCAAGGAGTCGAAGAAGCACACGTCCATCTACGGTGTCACTACCGGCTTTGGCGGCTCGGCCGACACTCGTACCAGTGACACTGAGGCGCTTCAGATCTcactcctcgagcaccagCTGTGTGGTTTCCTCCCCACCGACGCGACTTATGAGGCCatgctcctcgcggccatgCCCATCCCCATCGTCCGCGGTGCCATGGCCGTGCGCGTCAACAGCTGCGTTCGCGGCCACTCGGGCGTCcgtctcgaggtcctccaGTCCTTTGCCCACTTTATTAACCTTGGTCTCGTGCCTTGTGTTCCTCTCCGCGGCACCATCTCGGCTTCGGGAGACCTCTCGCCTCTCTCGTACATTGCTGGTGCCATTTGCGGCCACCCCGACATCAAGGTATTTGAcaccgccgcgtcgcctcCGGCTGTCCTAGCCGCGCCTGAGGCAATCGCAAAGTACCAGCTCAAGACGGTCAAGCTCGCGTCCAAGGAGggtctcggcctcgtcaacggAACCGCCGTCTCGGCTGCTGCCGGTGCTCTTGCCCTCTACGACGCCGAGTGTCTCGCCATGATGAGCCAGACCAACACTGCACTCACTGTTGAGGCTCTCGACGGTCACGTCGGCTCGTTCGCTCCCTTCATCCAGGAGATCCGTCCTCACGTCGGTCAGATTGAGGCTGCCAAGAACATTAGACACATGCTCGGCGGTTCCAAGCTCGCTGTCCATGAGGAGCCCGAactcctcgccgaccagGACGCCGGTATCCTCCGCCAGGACCGCTACGCTCTCCGCACCTCGGCGCAGTGGATCGGTccccagctcgaggctcTCGGTCTTGCTCGCCAGCAGATTGAGACCGAACTCAACTCGACCACGGACAACCCTctcatcgacgtcgagggcggcatgTTCCACCACGGTGGCAACTTCCAGGCCATGGCTGTCACCTCGGCAATGGACTCGACCCGTATCGTCCTCCAGaacctcggcaagctcagCTTTGCCCAGGTCACCGAGCTCATCAATTGCGAGATGAACCACGGTCTTCctgccaacctcgccgGATCCGAGCCCAGCACCAACTACCACTGCAAGGGTCTCGACATCCACTGCGGTGCTTActgcgccgagctcggcttcctcgccaaccccatGAGCAACCACATCCAGAGCACTGAGATGCACAACCAGAGTGTCAACTCGATGGCATTTGTGTCGGCCCGCAAGACGATGGAAGCCAACGAGGttctctccctcctcctcggctcgCAGATGTACTGTGCGACCcaggccctcgacctccgTGTCATGGAGGTCAAGTTCAAGATGGCCATTgtcaagctcctcaacgACACCATCACCAAGCACTTTGCGGCCTTCCTCACTCCTGAGCAGCTTGTCAAGCTCAACACCACCGCCGCAATCACCCTCTACAAGCGTCTCAACCAGACCCCCAGCTGGGACTCGGGAGCGCGTTTCGAGGATGCTGCAAAGCACCTCGTCGGTTGCATCATGGACGCACTCATGGTCAACGACGACATCACCGACCTCACAAACCTCCCCAAATGGAAGAAGGAGTTCTCCAACGATGCGCGGGACCTCTACCGCTCGATTCTCGATGCGACCACTGCCGATGGCCGCAACGACCTCGAACCCGCAGAGTACCTCGGCCAGACGCGCGCCGTCTACGAGGCCGTCCGCTCTGACCTTGGTGTCAAGgtccgccgcggcgacgtcgccgagggcaagaGCGGTAAGAGCATTGGCTCGAATGtcgccctcatcgtcgagGGCATGCGCGACGGCCGCCTCATGAACGCCGTCGGCAAGATGTTCTAA
- a CDS encoding uncharacterized protein (to TIGR gene model, INSD accession), which yields MSDKHNEMVDTVMHMDTKQDTVLEQERVHVTEEQNRAILRKTDKHILVTLMIVYFMQALDKTNLGIMNLLGLSKDLGLKGTQYSLVSSVIPFAQMAWQPFSSYLVVRVDTRVLMTALIVLWGTMETILCAANSYASIMAIRFFLGLFEAGCLPLFSVLTAQWYRRSEQPLRVALWYGTNGLSSIMAAVFGYGFAHLSDGGPLFKWQGLAILCGGLTLISAPLAWFWIDSTVDKARFLTVQEKELAKERLRANQTGVGNNEYKWNQLWEVAYDPKSYLFVGIAILINAGAAISSAFGPTLINNMGFDKYISNLLNIPFGALQLVIIVGASWVAQRFSNKAIPLAILQIPCLVGSILLYTQGTSGNFHQGIGLFGYYLLSSVFGCNPLLIAWVMANTGGQTKKSALLGLYQCGAAAGNILGPMLFNAKDAPYYIPGLRGCMGIFAAQLVCVGATFSILVLLNRQRRKQRIAAGKPEFIRDTSMENKFENYANDGVLGKNALDDLTDFKNDEFVYVY from the exons ATGAGCGACAAGCACAACGAGATGGTCGACACGGTCATGCACATGGACACCAAACAGGATACGGTCCtggagcaggagcgcgTGCACGTTACGGAGGAGCAG AACCGCGCGATCTTGCGCAAGACAGATAAACATATTCTCGTCACGCTCATGATCGTGTACTTTAtgcaggcgctcgacaagACCA acTTGGGTATCATGAATCTCCTCGGACTGTCCAAGGACCTCGGACTCAAAGGGACGCAGTACTCGCTGGTCAGCAGTGTGATTCCCTTTGCACAGATGGCGTGGCAGCCATTCAGCTCGTACCTCGTTGTGCGGGTCGACACGCGCGTGCTCATGACGGCACTCATTGTTCTGTGGGGCACGATGGAGACGATTCTCTGCGCCGCCAACTCGTACGCATCCATCATGGCGATCCGTTTCTTCCTGGGTCTCTTCGAAGCCGGCTGCCTCCCACTCTTCAGCGTCCTCACTGCCCAGTGGTATCGCCG CTCGGAGCAACCACTCCGCGTCGCGCTGTGGTACGGCACCAATGGCCTGTCGTCAATCATGGCCGCCGTGTTCGGTTACGGCTTTGCGCATTTGTCGGACGGCGGTCCACTGTTCAAGTGGCAGGGACTGGCGATTCTGTGTGGTGGACTCACGCTCATCTCCGCTCCACTCGCTTGGTTCTGGATCGACTCGACTGTAGACAAGGCCCGTTTCCTCACTGTCCAGGAGAAGGAGTTGGCCAAAGAACGCCTGCGCGCCAACCAGACCGGTGTCGGGAATAACGAGTACAAGTGGAACCAGCTGTGGGAGGTAGCATATGACCCCAAGTCATACCTGTTTGTTGGGATTgccatcctcatcaacgCCGGCGCGGCTATCTCGTCAGCTTTTGGACCGACGCTGATCAACAACATGGGTTTCGACAAGTATATTTCCAACCTCCTCAATATTCCCTTTGGCGCTCTCCAGCTGGTAATTATTGTCGGGGCGAGTTGGGTTGCCCAGCGTTTCTCCAACAAGGCCATcccgctcgccatcctACAGATCCCGTGCCTCGTCGGTTCCATCCTCCTCTACACCCAAGGAACGAGCGGAAACTTCCACCAGGGCATCGGCCTCTTTGGTTACTATCTCCTCTCGAGCGTGTTTGGCTGTAaccccctcctcatcgctTGGGTCATGGCCAACACTGGTGGACAGACCAAGAAATctgccctcctcggacTGTACCAgtgcggcgcggcggcgggaaATATCCTCGGACCCATGCTCTTCAACGCAAAGGACGCGCCGTACTATATCCCCGGTCTACGCGGTTGCATGGGCATTTtcgccgcgcagctcgtctGTGTCGGCGCGACGTTTTCTATCCTAGTCTTGCTTAACCGCCAGCGTCGGAAGCAGCGTATCGCCGCTGGCAAGCCCGAGTTTATTCGCGACACGTCCATGGAAAACAAGTTTGAGAATTATGCCAATGACGGTGTGCTGGGCAAGAATG cgctcgacgacctcacCGACTTTAAGAACGACGAGTTCGTTTACGTGTACTGA
- a CDS encoding uncharacterized protein (Belongs to the glycosyl hydrolase 5 (cellulase A) family), with protein MVVDTNAYLQVTGSQITLDGRPILLKGASLGGWMLMENFMGGFTGQENQARSALAGVLGPEKAAYFFDRWLEHYFTDGDAALLAKIGFNCVRIAVNYRHFEDDLEPRVLKPDGFRHLDRVVDLCARHGIYTVIDLHALPGGQNIDWHSDNNTNQALFWDHKDFQDRAVWLWEQLATHYRDNTWVAGYNPMNEPTDAQHTRLQAFYLRIEKAIRAVDPDHILFLDGNSFGYDFSAFKTPLPNCVYSCHDYSVYGFPSAPERYTGTDEQIAYHERTFQRKADFMLATGTPIWNSEFGPTYAIPADKDWEAVNAARYDVLRLQLDINRRHGASYSLWTYKDIGVMGLVYPDAGTPLLRLLAPFIAKKKAVSADGWGFDETPVKHVFGPLEEWFAQVSPGLEKAYPPTWKIKKHVLRQVRGLLLSEQLASEWASYFAGMDEDELDQLARSWHIDNCVQREKLVAIMSEDALSTKW; from the exons ATGGTCGTCGACACGAACGCATACCTCCAAGTAACCGGCAGCCAGATCACACTTGATGGCCGCCCGATCCTGCTCAAGGGCGCGTCCCTTGGCGGGTGGA TGTTAATGGAGAACTTTATGGGCGGCTTCACGGGGCAGGAGAACCAGGCGCGTTCGGCGCTCGCTGGCGTCCTTGGTCCCGAGAAAGCAGCCTACTTCTTCGACCGCTGGCTCGAGCATTACTTCACGGACGGCGATGCAGCATTGCTCGCAAAGATCGGCTTCAACTGTGTCCGCATTGCGGTCAACTACCGCCATTTCGAAGACGATCTCGAGCCACGCGTCCTCAAGCCCGACGGGTTCCGACACCTCGATCGCGTCGTTGATCTGTGTGCTCGGCATGGCATCTACACTGTGATAGACCTGCACGCCCTACCTGGTGGCCAGAACATCGACTGGCACAGCGATAACAATACCAACCAAGCCCTCT TTTGGGACCATAAGGATTTCCAGGATCGCGCCGTTTGGCTTTGGGAGCAGCTGGCCACACATTACCGCGACAATACCTGGGTCGCGGGGTATAACCCTATGAACGAGCCAACCGATGCCCAGCATACCCGCCTTCAGGCGTTCTATCTGCGGATCGAGAAAGCGAtccgcgccgtcgacccagaccacatcctcttcctcga cggCAACTCGTTCGGGTATGACTTTTCGGCTTTCAAGACACCCCTTCCCAACTGCGTGTACTCGTGTCACGATTACTCGGTGTATGGCTTCCCTTCCGCGCCGGAGAGGTACACTGGCACAGACGAGCAGATTGCGTATCACGAGCGGACGTTCCAGCGCAAAGCCGATTTCATGTTAGCGACAGGCACGCCGATCTGGAACAGCGAGTTTGGGCCGACCTATGCGATACCTGCAGACAAGGATTGGGAGGCAGTTAATGCGGCGCGCTATGACGTCCTGCGCCTGCAGCTCGACATCAACCGCCGTCACGGCGCAAGTTACTCGCTCTGGACATACAAGGACATTGGGGTCATGGGTCTCGTGTACCCTGACGCCGGGACGCCACTTCTtcgtctcctcgccccgTTCATCGcaaagaagaaggccgTGTCCGCCGATGGGTGGGGATTCGACGAAACGCCCGTCAAGCATGTCTTCGGTCCGCTGGAGGAATGGTTCGCCCAGGTCTCGCCGGGGCTGGAGAAAGCTTACCCTCCCACGTGGAAGATCAAGAAACACGTCCTGCGCCAAGTGCGAGGGCTGCTGCTGAGCGAGCAGCTTGCGAGCGAGTGGGCATCGTATTTTGCCGGtatggacgaggacgagcttgaccagctcgcgcgcagcTGGCATATTG ACAACTGTGTGCAGCGCGAGAAACTCGTGGCGATCAtgagcgaggacgcgcttTCCACAAAGTGGTAA
- a CDS encoding uncharacterized protein (Major Facilitator Superfamily), protein MSAPNEHFEDEHIPGTELMRDHDGIKLRRAHGGTGQVLVPQPSNRSNDPLNWNWKWKAAAAWTQTIYVIFTVCSALSMAPMNGLASKEWPEQSMERIGLLTGACVMSLGYANFIIVPCSNIFGRRATSIVCSILTVAFAVWEAVAKSYNSFLAARIMTGIPTAINETMMVQRGRWMGLYFKAYFFGLFIGPIMSGNMAQRYGWRSFWWLSVALGVFNVVNLIFVFPETRFRREDLIQDESNPEITEKHAQEPMHLENSQEAAPSTPTAPTDVEASSTSVTGHGRPSKQQWKLWQPINPEWKRTLVKDVLSPWTKFFNPIILWAGCATYGAANVLLFFNLTQQTLANPPWNFSPSAMGYANFAFVVGGLIGLSTAGWLCDWVAKAMTIRNNGIREAEFRLIALIPYIIIAAVGIVIGGLGLERGWSWATILCVGYGATGITVTSIPTIAIAYAVDSYTHIAGDIMVVATVIKNTTGFGMSYWVFSMVAEKGIFACAMVQFATCIGPAVLALPMYIYGKRVRRWTRNSSYHKEG, encoded by the exons ATGTCTGCCCCAAACGAGCATTTTGAGGATGAGCATATCCCCGGCACAGAGTTGATGCGCGACCATGACGGTATCAAGCTGCGGCGTGCACATGGTGGTACAGGCCAAGT GTTGGTACCCCAGCCAAGCAACCGGTCCAACGACCCGTTGAACTGGAACTGGAAATGGAAGGCGGCCGCAGCGTGGACGCAGACCATCTACGTCATCTTCACCGTGTGTTCTGCGCTCAGCATGGCGCCAATGAACGGGCTCGCGTCCAAGGAGTGGCCGGAACAGAGCATGGAGCGCAtcggcctcctcaccgGCGCTTGCGTCATGTCTCTGGGTTACGCCAACTTTATCATTGTTCCTTGCAGTAACATTTTTGGGCGCCGGGCAACAAGTATCGTCTGCAGTATCCTCACCGTCGCTTTCGCCGTGTGGGAAGCCGTCGCCAAGAGCTACAACTCGTTCCTGGCGGCTCGTATCATGACTGGAATCCCAACCGCCATCAACGAGACCATGATGGTACAG CGTGGTCGCTGGATGGGCCTGTACTTCAAGGCCTACTTCTTCGGCCTGTTCATCGGCCCAATCATGAGCGGCAACATGGCTCAAAGGTACGGCTGGCGCTCGTTCTGGTGGCTTAGTgttgcgctcggcgtcttcaacgtcgtcaacctcatctTCGTCTTCCCCGAAACCCGATTCCGGCGCGAGGACCTAATTCAGGACGAGTCCAATCCTGAGATCACCGAGAAGCACGCTCAGGAGCCCATGCACCTCGAGAACAGCCAAGAAGCGGCACCCTCCACACCCACCGCACCCACAGACGTTGAGGCAAGTTCAACTTCAGTGACAGGCCACGGCCGGCCATCCAAGCAGCAATGGAAGCTGTGGCAACCCATCAACCCCGAGTGGAAGCGCACGCTGGTCAAAGACGTGCTCTCACCATGGACAAAGTTTTTCAACCCCATCATCCTCTGGGCCGGGTGCGCAACGTACGGCGCGGccaacgtcctcctcttcttcaacCTCACGCAGCAAACTCTTGCAAACCCGCCTTGGAACTTTTCTCCCTCCGCAATGGGGTATGCCAACTTTGCCTTTGTTGTTGGTGGCCTCATAGGCCTCTCAACAGCCGGTTGGCTCTGTGACTGGGTCGCCAAAGCCATGACCATCCGCAACAACGGGATCCGCGAAGCCGAGTTCCGCCTCATCGCCCTCATTCCCTACATCATCATTGCAGCTGTCGGTATCGTTAttggcggcctcggcctcgaacGCGGATGGAGCTGGGCTACCATCCTGTGCGTCGGGTACGGTGCCACAGGAATTACCGTCACCAGTATCCCGACTATTGCGATCGCGTACGCGGTCGACAGCTACACGCACATTGCGGGCGACATTATGGTTGTCGCTACCGTTATCAAGAACACGACGGGCTTTGGTATGAGTTACTGGGTCTTCAGCATGGTTGCGGAGAAGGGCATCTTTGCTTGTGCCATGGTCCAGTTCGCGACTTGCATCGGACCCGCGGTCCTTGCCCTGCCCATGTACATTTACGGCAAGCGCGTGCGCCGCTGGACCCGCAACTCGTCGTACCACAAGGAGGGCTAG
- a CDS encoding uncharacterized protein (Alpha/beta hydrolase family) encodes MLATRPRFSITSYPRYVGASQAFSPLVPHRNLLPLRQHPASSPAPPEHPPRPPLPPTPPAFERSLHASPAAWPKTLAEGSGKLSRDDHPFRYKPVTAKESKEERNMRIADEKDACMRLRLAADHWSLEEGMAGGQDGQWLAAERWRRRDRIPGGLTLVLTHANGLQKEHWIPMMADLLAREPGTAGSEFGTGAALKGTNVAVNDVWMLDDTHHAASVDLNAGRLGPAHSWSDTARDVINFIEHVLPAVQAAEGEAPWQLAWNDKTAGRTAPQVVGIGHSYGASALVQAANSRPELFSSLFLVEPMCVPLMVNFPDKGYPLTAGALKRRSHWPSREDAAAVRTNPLFKTWDEGVFKTWLSHSLAPSDPAQPDGAVELATPTWAEAAVFSDPHSTLRGWDQLPNLEMPTGFLMAGDEVWMAGEKLAGEMVWRSKRARNERIMDATHLLVQEKPVEAAASLWRFLTTLDAERLSLPCIYARKRRRTRAALEADAEASSPSRPGRQAATPSTPSLLASGHVTVTYLDPRIASRAVTPEERVRLTTPPIRDDDPVTFGLLSLPEAEELSSMFMRQLNPLISLLDPTLHTLGYMRATSPALLSAVLMCAAQFFRRDLYPSLRAHARSLTDRATSTGEVSVGTVQALMLMLAWKEPTDGTGGIKLAVAVRMGYQLGLHHPAPLPADEDRAREIADGTRTWFTVAAFDRINSDVFGLPGMVPVSELPDCESWAQETERFHGGDMRHACSTSSASIYLALIRLRRSYRSMPAQVAYALLADIYTQFDAHLHRWFPEDPRQGRFSADEQAILKWFDLNHLLRIKFLMLDVCPPAEQGQIGADWLTLAERFTTQTEKIAAIGYLGYMQDTSVTHLSTFGVVGHKDEFLRQTQPPGDFDAPSLDDEFWNMLFPNPGISV; translated from the exons ATGCTTGCAACACGACCTCGTTTCTCCATAACGAGCTACCCACGCTACGTCGGGGCGAGCCAGGCCTTCTCGCCACTCGTACCGCATcgcaacctcctcccactccgcCAACACCCCGCTTCCTCCCCAGCGCCTCCCGAGCACCCTCCGCGGCCACCTCTaccgcccacgccgccagccTTCGAACGGAGCTTGCACGCATCACCGGCTGCGTGGCCCAAGACCCTTGCCGAGGGGAGCGGGAAACTCTCGCGCGATGACCACCCTTTCCGTTACAAGCCGGTGACAGCCAAGGagagcaaggaggagcgtaACATGCGcatcgccgacgagaaggacgcATGTATGCGTCTCCGACTGGCGGCTGACCATTGGTCGCTTGAGGAGGGTATGGCTGGGGGACAGGATGGGCAGTGGCTGGCAGCGGAGCGTTGGCGCCGTCGCGATCGCATTCCAGGTGGCCTCACGTTGGTGCTCACGCATGCGAATGGGCTGCAAAAGGAGCACTGGATCCCGATGATGGCTGATCTGCTTGCGCGTGAACCAGGTACGGCTGGTAGCGAATTTGGCACAGGTGCCGCACTCAAGGGCACCAATGTCGCGGTGAACGACGTATGGATGCTCGACGACACACaccacgccgccagcgTCGATTTGAATGCTGGCCGTCTCGGGCCAGCGCACAGTTGGAGCGAcacggcgcgcgacgtcatCAACTTTATCGAGCATGTTCTTCCAGCCGTCcaggcggccgagggcgaggcgccGTGGCAGCTCGCATGGAACGACAAGACGGCCGGGCGTACTGCGCCGCAAGTCGTCGGTATCGGACACTCGTACGGTGCAAGCGCGCTGGTGCAGGCTGCCAACTCGCGTCCTGagctcttctcctcgctcttcctcgtcgagccGATG TGTGTGCCGCTCATGGTGAATTTCCCCGACAAGGGATACCCCCTCACTGCGGGCGCGTTGAAGCGCCGCTCACACTGGCCTAGtcgcgaggacgcggcaGCAGTGCGAACTAACCCGTTGTTCAAGACATGGGACGAGGGGGTTTTCAAGACGTGGCTCTCACACTCGCTTGCTCCGTCGGACCCCGCCCAGCCGGATGGAgctgtcgagctcgccacgCCGACATGGGCTGAGGCTGCCGTCTTCTCCGACCCCCACTCCACCCTGCGCGGATGGGACCAGCTGCCCAACCTCGAGATGCCGACGGGCTTCCTCATggccggcgacgaggtgtgGATGGCGGGCGAAAAGTTGGCAGGAGAGATGGTGTGGCGGTCCAAGCGGGCACGCAACGAGCGTATTATGGACGCGAcgcatctcctcgtccaggaGAAGCCTGTTGAAGCAGCTGCCTCCTTGTGGCGCTTCCTGACCACTCTGGATGCCG AACGCCTATCTCTCCCCTGTATCTATGCGAGGAAACGACGCCGCACGCGTGCAGCACTTGaagccgacgccgaggcctcAAGCCCATCGCGACCTGGCCGACAAGCTGCAACGCCTTCGACGCCCTCTCTCCTAGCGTCTGGGCATGTGACAGTGACTTACCTCGACCCCAGGATTGCAAGCCGTGCTGTCACTCCCGAGGAGAGAGTGCGGCTGACCACCCCGCCAATAAGGGACGACGATCCCGTGACGTTTGGACTACTAAGTCTacccgaggccgaggaactCTCTTCAATGTTCATGCGGCAACTGAACCCGCTGATAAGCTTGCTCGACCCGACACTCCACACGCTCGGGTACatgcgcgcgacgtcgccagCTCTCCTGAGCGCAGTACTGATGTGCGCGGCACAGTTCTTCAGGCGTGACTTGTATCCGTCATTGCGGGCGCATGCACGGTCTCTGACGGACCGCGCAACGAGCACTGGCGAGGTGTCTGTCGGTACAGTCCAGGCCCTCATGCTCATGTTGGCCTGGAAGGAGCCGACGGACGGGACGGGTGGGAtcaagctcgccgtcgccgtcagAATGGGTTATCAGCTCGGCCTACATCATCCGGCGCCCCTTCCAGCCGATGAAGACCGGGCACGCGAGATAGCTGATGGGACGCGGACGTGGTTTACCGTAGCAGCTTTTGATCGGATCAACAGTGACGTCTTTGGGCTTCCTGGCATGGTACCGGTATCCGAGCTTCCCGAT tgcGAGAGCTGGGCGCAAGAGACGGAGCGCTTCCATGGCGGAGATATGCGGCATGCATGCagcacgtcctcggccagTATCTATCTCGCACTGATCCGATTGCGGCGAAGCTACAGGTCCATGCCGGCCCAGGTCGCATatgccctcctcgctgacATCTATACGCAGTTCGACGCGCACCTCCATCGCTGGTTCCCCGAGGACCCGCGACAGGGCCGGTTCTCGGCGGACGAACAGGCGATACTCAAGTGGTTCGACCtcaaccacctcctccgTATCAAGTTCCTGATGCTGGACGTGTGTCCCCCGGCCGAGCAGGGACAGATTGGCGCCGATTGGCTCACACTGGCAGAGCGCTTCACGACACAGACCGAGAAGATTGCAGCCATCGGATACCTGGGATACATGCAGGACACGAGTGTGACGCACCTGTCGACATTTGGCGTCGTTGGTCACAAG gaCGAGTTTCTGCGGCAGACACAGCCTCCAGGCGACTTTGACGCCCCGTCACTCGACGATGAGTTTTG gaaCATGTTGTTCCCAAATCCTGGCATCTCGGTGTAG